The DNA window GGTCCCGCTCCTGAAGCGTCGGCGACAATGGCCGCGAACCGAGGAACGGCAGGGCGACCAGGCCCGGCATCACGAGGAGGCCGACCAGGGCGTAGGACCAGACGGGCCGGTGGAGGAGCCGGGGCAGCAGCGCGCCGTACGCTCGCTCCAGCGCTCGGGCGAGCGGCGACTGGCCGTGCTGCAGCGACGCCCGGGAGAGCAGGAGCGTGGCCAGCACGGGGGCGACCGTCAGCGCGACCACCAGTGAGACCACCGTGGCGGCCAGGAAGCCCTGGGCGACCGGAGTGAGGAACGCCCCGCGCACCCCGTCGAGGATGAGGAGGGGCACCATCGAGACCGCGGCGATCAGGGCCGCGACGAAAAGCGGGCCGCGTACGTCGAGGATGGCTCCCCGGATGGTGTCGGAGGCGGGCTCGTCGGAGCCATCCTCGTGGCGCTGCCGCAGCCGTTGCCTGACGTTGTCGACGGCGACCACCGCGTCGTCCACGACGATGGCGAGGGCCATCACCAGCCCCGCCAGCGACATCATGTTGAGGGGTACGCCGAACCAGGACAGCACGAGCACCGTAACCGCCACGGAGGACGCGATGGTCAGCAGGCTGACCAGCGCAGTGCGCCAGCTGAACAGGAAGGCGCCGAGCACCAGCAGCAGGAGGATGATGCCGAGGATCAGCGTCGTGGTGAGGTGGTCGACCATCTTTTCAATGAACGTGGCCGGCCGGTACACCGTGGTGTCGATCTCGACGCTCGGCATGGCGGGTCGCAGCTCGTCGAGCGCGGCCTCCACGTCCCGGGTCACGTCGGCGACCTTGGCGCCCGGGAACCTCTCCACCACGAGCATGAGGCTCGGGGCGTCCTTGACGACCGCGTCGCCGATGAGAAGTTGGTGGTCCTCGATGATCTGGGTGACATCGCCCAGCAGCACCCCGCGGTCCTCGGCACCCTGAACGGTGACCTTGCCGAGATCTGCCGCGGTCTTGATCGGCTGGTTGTGCTGGATCTCGATCCGTTGGTTGGCGGTGTCGATGAAACCGCCGAGTCCAGGGGTCGACGCCTCCACGAAGGTCAGCGGCGAGACCCACAGCGCGTTCGCCGACGTGCGCAGCACCTGGTCCAGCGTGACGCCGTTCTGCATCAGCTTGGCGGGATCGACCTGCACCTGCAGTTGACGGTCACGGAACCCCCAGATGGCCACATTAGCGACGCCAGGGACGCTCAGCAGGCGGGGCGCGATCGTCCAGCGCGACAGCAGCGACATGTCGATCAGTGACTGATCCTGGGACGAGAGACCGATCATCATGAGCCGACCGGTCGACGAGAGGGGCTGCACCACCAGCGGTGGCCTCGACGAGGCGGCCGGCAGCATGGCGACCATGGTCAGCCGCTCCTGCACGACCTGCCTGGCCCGGATCGGGTCGGTGCCGGGCTCGAACGTCATCTCCATCGACGACAGTCCCGGGAGGGTGCGGGATTCGAGCTTCATCAGCCACGGGATCCCATTGAAGAACTCGTTCTCCATCGGGTTGGTGATCAGATTCTCCACCTCTTCGGCGGATAGCCCGAGCGCCTCGACCTGCACGTCCACCCGCACCGGCCCGAACTCCGGCAGGGCCTCGACCGACGAGTTGCGAAGCTGTACGAAGCCGACGGCCATCAGGGCGACGGCGATGGCGACCACCAGCCGTTGATATCTGACGCTTGACCCGACGATCCACCGCATCATGGCCCGAGACCTCTCAGTTGGAGTTCGTCGGTCTGCCGACCAGGGTCAAGATTGACGACGGCCGCTCACGCTCTGCTCACAGTGGGCTCACACCCGCAGTAGCCGCACGCGGGTCGTCCACCTGCTGCGGGCGAGCTTCTGCTATGCCGGCCGCCAGCACTGGGACGCGATCGCGAAGGCCATCAGACCGGTCTGCACCGCGGCGACCGAAGCCGCCGCCAAGCGGGCCGGCGGGGAAGGCTGAAGTATCCGTTGCCAGCGTGCAGTCGGCACCAGCGCGACCGGAGTGGGGGTGGTTCTGCATGGCGGTGCCGAGGTGGGCGGGCGATCGCGTTGTGGAGGGCAGTCTGGGCTGTGGTCTCGCAGGGGGCAGTTGAGAGGGGCGTCCCCGCGACCCACCAGGCTCGGGAAGCGGCGGCGCGATCACCGCCCATGCCTCGTCGGTCGCCTCACCACGACGCACCACCGGCACCGCTACAAGATCGGCAGGGCACGCCCTAGGTGTTCTGCCCAGGGAGGTTGGTCGAGGTTGTGTGACGACACGACGTAGATAGGCGTGATGACGAAGGTCTCCGGTTGTGGAGTGGAGCTGTCGAGGAACTGCTCCGTCAAGCCGCTGGAGACGCTGAGCTATGTCGCCGCCGTGACCGAGCGGATCAAGCTGGGCAGCGCGGTCATGGTGGCG is part of the Micromonospora cremea genome and encodes:
- a CDS encoding efflux RND transporter permease subunit, coding for MVAIAVALMAVGFVQLRNSSVEALPEFGPVRVDVQVEALGLSAEEVENLITNPMENEFFNGIPWLMKLESRTLPGLSSMEMTFEPGTDPIRARQVVQERLTMVAMLPAASSRPPLVVQPLSSTGRLMMIGLSSQDQSLIDMSLLSRWTIAPRLLSVPGVANVAIWGFRDRQLQVQVDPAKLMQNGVTLDQVLRTSANALWVSPLTFVEASTPGLGGFIDTANQRIEIQHNQPIKTAADLGKVTVQGAEDRGVLLGDVTQIIEDHQLLIGDAVVKDAPSLMLVVERFPGAKVADVTRDVEAALDELRPAMPSVEIDTTVYRPATFIEKMVDHLTTTLILGIILLLLVLGAFLFSWRTALVSLLTIASSVAVTVLVLSWFGVPLNMMSLAGLVMALAIVVDDAVVAVDNVRQRLRQRHEDGSDEPASDTIRGAILDVRGPLFVAALIAAVSMVPLLILDGVRGAFLTPVAQGFLAATVVSLVVALTVAPVLATLLLSRASLQHGQSPLARALERAYGALLPRLLHRPVWSYALVGLLVMPGLVALPFLGSRPLSPTLQERDLLITWQAPPGTSRPEMNRITSALSAELRAVQGVRNVGAHTGRALASDQVVNMNSSEVWLSVDPGAEYGTTIAAVQRVVDGYPGVQSDVITYSDKRIREVVTRGATEDLIVRIYGNDYAVLNEKAQEVLGIISGIDGVTEPRVRTAQVAPTMEIEVSVAEAAKYGLKPGDVRRAAATLISSTVAGNLFDDQKVFEVVVWGVPEVRQNLSTIQNLLIDAPVGGPGGGPAQVRLADVADVRVVAKPEVITHDQVSRSMDVVANVRGRGLGAVTSEVKDRLQQVTFPREHHLEVLGEGQAQASSDLRVWTFVIGAVILIFFLLQAGFGSWRVASLYFLLLPTALAGGLVLAAIDRSAVSVVALLGLLTVLAMAVRGGTLQIRRYQRLADEGHAHGAELVALGSRQQFIPAVTGILAAGLALLPMVIYGSVAGLEIVSPLALIIVGGLVTTALLNLLVLPVLYLRFVLRSRPVARSEPPAGAPPASRPRSGAPGTDTGPTPAPA